In Streptomyces sp. SN-593, a single genomic region encodes these proteins:
- a CDS encoding cobyrinate a,c-diamide synthase produces MSAGTRTESAVPGSAVPGSAVPRFVVAAPASRSGKTTVATGLMAAFAARGLAVSPHKVGPDYIDPGYHALATGRPGRNLDPYLCGVDRMVPLFLHGAAGASLAVVEGVMGLFDGATGHGELASTAQVAKVLSAPVVLVVDASAQARSVAALVHGFASFDPGVRMGGVVLNKVGSARHEEILRAALEEVGIPVLGALGRSDVLAVPARHLGLVPAAERRAEAVAWVGAVADRVAAGCDLDALLALARTAPPLAGPAWDPAAAVAGSADGVAAGAGEATVPGGPAADGPARGGPATGGPADRDGADGDLAGRDGPRRTGARPVVAVARGAAFTFAYPEHEELLSAAGADVVGFDPLTDEALPPGTRGVVIGGGFPEMYGPELSANGALRRDVARFAGPVAAECAGLLYLVRELDGHPMCGVLDAKAWMGARLTLGYREAVAVGDSVLAAAGTRVRGHEFHRTRVEPDAGPAPAWGFVRPERRVEGFVHHRVHASYLHTHWAAEPALARRFVASCAARPPR; encoded by the coding sequence GTGAGTGCTGGGACCCGTACGGAGTCCGCGGTCCCGGGGTCCGCAGTCCCGGGGTCCGCGGTCCCGAGGTTCGTGGTCGCCGCGCCGGCCTCGCGCAGCGGCAAGACGACGGTGGCCACCGGGCTGATGGCCGCGTTCGCCGCGCGCGGCCTCGCGGTGTCCCCGCACAAGGTCGGCCCGGACTACATCGACCCGGGCTACCACGCGCTCGCCACCGGCCGGCCCGGCCGCAACCTCGACCCGTACCTGTGCGGGGTGGACCGCATGGTGCCGCTGTTCCTGCACGGCGCGGCCGGGGCGTCGCTCGCCGTGGTCGAGGGCGTGATGGGCCTGTTCGACGGTGCCACCGGGCACGGTGAGCTGGCCTCGACCGCGCAGGTCGCCAAGGTGCTGTCCGCGCCCGTCGTGCTGGTGGTGGACGCCTCCGCGCAGGCGCGGTCGGTGGCCGCGCTGGTGCACGGCTTCGCCTCCTTCGACCCGGGGGTGCGGATGGGCGGAGTGGTGCTCAACAAGGTCGGTTCGGCGCGCCACGAGGAGATCCTGCGCGCGGCCCTGGAGGAGGTCGGCATCCCGGTGCTGGGCGCGCTGGGCCGCTCCGACGTGCTCGCAGTGCCGGCCCGGCACCTCGGACTGGTGCCGGCGGCCGAGCGGCGCGCGGAGGCGGTGGCGTGGGTCGGGGCGGTGGCGGACCGGGTGGCCGCGGGCTGCGACCTGGACGCCCTGCTGGCGCTCGCGCGCACCGCTCCCCCGCTGGCGGGCCCCGCGTGGGATCCGGCCGCGGCGGTGGCGGGGTCGGCTGACGGCGTGGCGGCGGGTGCTGGAGAGGCGACCGTCCCCGGCGGCCCGGCGGCGGACGGCCCGGCGAGGGGCGGTCCGGCGACAGGTGGTCCGGCAGACCGCGACGGAGCGGACGGCGACCTGGCGGGCCGGGACGGGCCGCGGCGCACGGGTGCCCGGCCCGTGGTCGCGGTGGCCCGCGGCGCCGCCTTCACCTTCGCCTACCCCGAGCACGAGGAGCTGCTGAGCGCCGCGGGCGCCGACGTCGTCGGCTTCGACCCGCTCACCGACGAGGCGCTGCCGCCCGGTACCCGCGGGGTGGTGATCGGCGGCGGCTTCCCCGAGATGTACGGGCCCGAACTGTCGGCGAACGGCGCGCTGCGCCGCGACGTCGCGCGCTTCGCCGGGCCGGTGGCCGCGGAGTGCGCCGGACTGCTGTACCTGGTCAGGGAGTTGGACGGGCACCCGATGTGCGGGGTGCTCGACGCCAAGGCGTGGATGGGCGCCCGGCTGACGCTCGGCTACCGCGAGGCGGTGGCCGTCGGCGACAGCGTGCTGGCCGCCGCCGGGACGCGGGTGCGCGGCCACGAGTTCCACCGCACCCGGGTCGAACCCGACGCCGGCCCGGCCCCGGCGTGGGGGTTCGTGCGCCCCGAGCGCCGCGTCGAGGGCTTCGTCCACCACCGCGTGCACGCCTCCTACCTGCACACGCACTGGGCCGCCGAACCCGCCCTCGCCCGGCGCTTCGTCGCCTCCTGCGCCGCGCGTCCGCCGCGATGA